A single region of the Streptomyces sp. ITFR-16 genome encodes:
- the rpsI gene encoding 30S ribosomal protein S9, producing the protein MAETTVETPVEGTEGEETFAEVTTFESEVPVEGEYTSESLAGRFGDPQPAAGLGRRKNAIARVRIVPGTGKWKINGRTLEDYFPNKVHQQEVNEPFKVLELDNRYDVIARISGGGVSGQAGALRLGVARALNEADVDNNRATLKKAGFLSRDDRAVERKKAGLKKARKAPQYSKR; encoded by the coding sequence GTGGCCGAGACCACTGTTGAGACCCCCGTCGAGGGCACCGAGGGCGAGGAGACCTTCGCCGAGGTGACCACCTTCGAGTCGGAGGTCCCCGTCGAGGGTGAGTACACCTCCGAGTCGCTCGCGGGCCGCTTCGGCGACCCGCAGCCCGCGGCCGGCCTGGGCCGTCGCAAGAACGCCATCGCCCGCGTCCGGATCGTTCCGGGCACCGGCAAGTGGAAGATCAACGGTCGCACCCTTGAGGACTACTTCCCCAACAAGGTGCACCAGCAGGAAGTCAACGAGCCCTTCAAGGTGCTCGAGCTCGACAACCGCTACGACGTCATCGCCCGCATCTCGGGTGGCGGCGTCTCGGGTCAGGCCGGCGCCCTGCGCCTCGGTGTGGCCCGTGCGCTGAACGAGGCGGACGTGGACAACAACCGCGCCACGCTGAAGAAGGCCGGCTTCCTCTCCCGCGACGACCGTGCGGTCGAGCGCAAGAAGGCCGGTCTCAAGAAGGCCCGTAAGGCCCCGCAGTACAGCAAGCGCTAA
- the rplM gene encoding 50S ribosomal protein L13, which yields MRTYSPKPGDVTRQWHIIDAQDIVLGRLATTAANLLRGKHKAIYAPHMDMGDFVIIINADKVHLSGNKKTQKMAYRHSGFPGGLRSVRYDELLAKNPEKAVEKAIKGMIPKNTLGRQMISKLKVYAGDQHPHAAQQPVPYEITQVAQ from the coding sequence GTGCGTACGTACAGCCCCAAGCCCGGCGATGTCACTCGCCAGTGGCACATCATCGACGCCCAGGACATCGTCCTCGGCCGTCTGGCCACCACGGCTGCGAACCTCCTCCGAGGCAAGCACAAGGCGATCTACGCCCCCCACATGGACATGGGCGACTTCGTCATCATCATCAACGCCGACAAGGTTCACCTGTCCGGCAACAAGAAGACCCAGAAGATGGCGTACCGCCACTCCGGGTTCCCGGGTGGTCTCCGCTCGGTTCGTTACGACGAGCTGCTCGCGAAGAACCCCGAGAAGGCCGTCGAGAAGGCCATCAAGGGCATGATCCCCAAGAACACCCTGGGCCGTCAGATGATCTCGAAGCTGAAGGTCTACGCGGGCGACCAGCACCCGCACGCTGCGCAGCAGCCGGTCCCGTACGAGATCACCCAGGTCGCGCAGTAG
- a CDS encoding ATP-binding cassette domain-containing protein, with amino-acid sequence MLGMGHLEAGHLEYYLPDGRVLLGDASFRVADGAVVALVGANGAGKTTLLRLLAGELQPHGGSVSVSGGLGVMRQFVGSVRDERTVRDLLVSVAQPRIREAAQAVDRAEEAILTVDDEAAQMAYAQALSDWAEVRGYEAETVWDMCTTAALGVPYEKAQWREVRTLSGGEQKRLVLEALLRGPDEVLLLDEPDNYLDVPGKRWLEERLRETRKTVLFVSHDRELLSRAAQKIVSVEPGPAGSDVWVHGGGFDTYHEARKERFARFEELLRRWQEEHARLKALVLRLRQQAANSPDMANRYHAMQTRFKKFEEAGAPPEPPREQDIRMRLRGGRTGVRAVTCTNLELTGLMKPFDLEIYYGERVAVLGSNGSGKSHFLRLLAGEPVAHTGEWKLGARVVPGHFAQTHAHPELLGKTLVEILWTEHAKDRGGAMGVLRRYELERQGDQPFEKLSGGQQARFQILLLELSGTTALLLDEPTDNLDLESAEALQDGLEVYDGTVMAVTHDRWFAKSFDRYLVFGSDGVVRETTEPVWDERRVERAR; translated from the coding sequence ATGCTGGGTATGGGACATCTTGAAGCAGGCCATCTGGAGTACTACCTACCGGACGGGCGGGTGCTGCTCGGCGATGCTTCGTTCCGCGTCGCGGACGGTGCCGTGGTCGCCCTCGTCGGGGCGAACGGCGCCGGGAAGACCACGCTGCTGCGGCTGCTCGCCGGGGAGCTCCAGCCGCACGGCGGCTCGGTCTCGGTGAGCGGCGGGCTCGGCGTGATGCGGCAGTTCGTGGGCTCGGTGCGCGACGAGCGTACGGTGCGCGACCTGCTGGTCTCCGTCGCGCAGCCCCGCATCCGGGAGGCCGCGCAGGCCGTCGACCGGGCCGAGGAGGCGATCCTCACCGTCGACGACGAGGCCGCGCAGATGGCGTACGCGCAGGCCCTGAGCGACTGGGCGGAGGTGCGCGGGTACGAGGCCGAGACGGTCTGGGACATGTGCACGACGGCGGCGCTCGGTGTCCCGTACGAGAAGGCGCAGTGGCGCGAGGTGCGCACGCTGTCCGGCGGTGAGCAGAAGCGGCTGGTGCTGGAGGCGCTGCTGCGCGGGCCCGACGAGGTGCTGCTGCTCGACGAGCCGGACAACTATCTGGACGTCCCCGGCAAGCGGTGGCTGGAGGAGAGGCTGAGGGAGACCCGTAAGACGGTCCTCTTCGTCTCCCACGACCGGGAGCTGCTCTCCCGCGCAGCGCAGAAGATCGTCAGCGTGGAGCCAGGCCCGGCCGGCAGCGATGTGTGGGTGCACGGCGGTGGCTTCGACACCTACCACGAGGCCCGCAAGGAGCGGTTCGCGCGCTTCGAGGAGCTGCTGCGCCGCTGGCAGGAGGAGCACGCCCGGCTGAAGGCGCTCGTGCTGCGGCTGCGGCAGCAGGCGGCGAACAGCCCCGACATGGCGAACCGCTACCACGCGATGCAGACCCGCTTCAAGAAGTTCGAGGAGGCGGGGGCGCCGCCGGAGCCGCCGCGCGAGCAGGACATCCGGATGCGGCTGCGCGGCGGGCGGACCGGGGTGCGGGCGGTGACCTGCACGAACCTGGAGCTGACCGGTCTGATGAAGCCGTTCGACCTGGAGATCTACTACGGGGAGCGGGTCGCCGTCCTCGGTTCCAACGGCTCGGGCAAGTCGCACTTCCTGCGGCTGCTGGCGGGCGAGCCGGTGGCGCACACCGGCGAGTGGAAGCTCGGCGCGCGCGTCGTGCCCGGCCACTTCGCGCAGACCCACGCCCACCCGGAGCTGCTCGGCAAGACCCTCGTCGAGATCCTGTGGACGGAGCACGCCAAGGACCGGGGCGGCGCGATGGGCGTGCTGCGGCGGTACGAGCTGGAGCGGCAGGGGGACCAGCCGTTCGAGAAGCTGTCCGGCGGCCAGCAGGCCCGCTTCCAGATCCTGCTGCTGGAGCTGTCGGGCACGACCGCGCTGCTGCTGGACGAGCCGACGGACAACCTGGACCTGGAGTCGGCTGAGGCCCTTCAGGACGGCCTGGAGGTGTACGACGGGACCGTGATGGCCGTCACGCACGACCGCTGGTTTGCGAAGTCCTTCGACCGGTATCTGGTCTTCGGCTCGGACGGCGTGGTGCGGGAGACCACGGAGCCGGTCTGGGACGAGCGGCGGGTCGAGCGGGCGCGGTAG